A part of Gossypium hirsutum isolate 1008001.06 chromosome A07, Gossypium_hirsutum_v2.1, whole genome shotgun sequence genomic DNA contains:
- the LOC107953120 gene encoding uncharacterized protein, with the protein MAEWLHVQKEPSISTDSQCNHDIELLCEATSSKGLERNKEDQVTGAITSCDIGVSNDYQGSGDLGIREMDDSHSISPLGLIDDIIDLKNVEGNPYYLSANCNSAILEPGEKITCHFGAPAMLTNSSLDKQNDCETIAQDEVIQSSCEDGNNFQENQIVEACNCLLSVEGQLLEESRHFDDSDSCADIGPRDKIVIRAVEGPDLSQVQTYEPNGDSADGETSNSAEIENLNKPPELQSDVTVMPEQGKFGLSTAEEISSHIKITLSDENCDACNDMIRPDNEQSGQVTTLNVELSSLSEDQISGAGNSCKLQAFCSLDEELTSSINTSHISSNGSLLQEEVNRLENDVPEESNSSAIPVEAKGTTLVDTKQVAPVVKPPLNAVPFSDEWLAAFEVAGEEVLTMKSGAVQNSPKDKSLPEPGPWSPVRKKNNQKMGPFDCTKFTNTNIPPGFE; encoded by the exons ATGGCTGAGTGGCTACATGTGCAGAAGGAGCCCTCAATTTCTACTGATTCACAGTGCAACCATGACATTGAGCTCCTTTGTGAAGCTACTTCATCTAAAGGATTAGAAAGGAACAAGGAAGACCAGGTAACTGGAGCAATAACTTCTTGTGATATTGGTGTCAGCAATGACTATCAAGGAAGTGGCGATCTAGGTATCAGAGAGATGGATGATTCCCATTCAATATCCCCCCTTGGCCTAATAGATGATATCATTGACCTTAAAAATGTTGAAGGCAATCCATATTATTTGTCTGCAAATTGTAATTCTGCCATTTTAGAGCCAGGAGAAAAGATCACTTGTCATTTTGGTGCACCCGCCATGCTTACTAACTCATCGCTTGATAAGCAAAATGATTGTGAAACTATTGCCCAAGATGAGGTGATACAGTCCTCCTGTGAAGATGGTAATAACTTCCAAGAGAATCAGATTGTAGAGGCATGTAATTGCCTTTTATCTGTGGAGGGACAACTTTTAGAAGAGTCCCGACATTTTGATGATAGTGACAGTTGTGCTGACATTGGTCCCAGAGACAAAATTGTTATACGAGCAGTGGAAGGTCCTGATCTGTCTCAGGTGCAAACATATGAACCAAATGGCGACTCTGCTGATGGAG AAACTAGCAACTCTGCAGAAATTGAGAATTTAAATAAACCTCCTGAGCTTCAAAGTGATGTCACTGTTATGCCAGAGCAAGGGAAATTTGGATTGTCTACTGCTGAGGAAATATCTAGCCATATCAAGATTACGCTGTCAGATGAGAACTGTGATGCTTGTAATGATATGATCAGGCCTGATAATGAACAAAGTGGCCAAGTAACCACTTTGAATGTTGAGTTGTCTTCATTGAGTGAAGATCAAATTTCGGGAGCAGGAAATTCGTGCAAGTTACAAGCATTTTGCTCGTTGGATGAGGAGCTAACATCCTCTATCAACACAAGTCACATTTCTTCAAATGGAAGTTTATTACAGGAAGAAGTCAACAGATTGGAGAATGATGTGCCAGAGGAATCAAACAGCTCAGCGATCCCTGTGGAAGCTAAGGGTACAACTTTGGT TGACACAAAACAAGTTGCTCCTGTAGTAAAGCCCCCTTTGAACGCTGTTCCATTTTCAGATGAATGGTTAGCTGCATTTGAAGTTGCTGGAGAG GAAGTTTTAACCATGAAAAGTGGTGCCGTACAAAATTCGCCTAAGGACAAATCTCTACCCGAACCTGGCCCATGGTCCCCG GTAAGAAAGAAAAACAATCAAAAGATGGGCCCATTTGACTGCACAAAGTTCACCAACACAAATATCCCGCCTGGTTTTGAATAA
- the LOC121232216 gene encoding protein NRT1/ PTR FAMILY 2.7 — MDTIDREIQAPNSGRKHGGWVTFPFITGAVLGLGLAGTGWMANLIIYLIQQFNVNAIDAAQVSNIVNGGSSLFPIVGAIIADSFLGCFSVISLFSSISLLGTVFIALTATLNSLRPTPCNGELGSFCKDPSWVQFLVLYAGIALASMGLGGTRFTLVTMGANQFDNPQHQGIFFNWYFISQYAASAVGATALVYIEDNLSWGLGFGLTVAANLLALLIFLLGNRFYLHDKPQGSPFLDIVRVMVAAFRKRNFSLSPMADDYYNPIAVEGAPPNKAFRFLNRASLKAEGDINTDGSGTIAKPWRLCSVQQVEDLKTLVRILPLWSSSIFLATPIAIQNSLTVLQALNMDRHLGQHLKIPAGSILVIEIVGCAIFLTLIDRFLWLTWQNLTGKSPSPLQRIGVGHVLNVLAMAVSALVESKRLKMVHHHDRDQSQPRSSMLALWLVPQLSLVGIGEAFHYPGQVSLYYQEFPASLRSTATAMVALIIGIAFYLGTAIIDFVRRVTSWLPDNINNGRLDNVYWMLTVVGMLNFGYYLACSRSYKYQNVEKRVDADTNYTYG, encoded by the exons ATGGATACCATTGATAGAGAAATCCAAGCTCCAAATTCAGGTCGCAAACATGGCGGCTGGGTCACCTTCCCTTTCATTACCG GTGCAGTGTTAGGCTTAGGACTTGCTGGTACAGGATGGATGGCCAACCTCATTATCTATTTGATTCAACAATTCAATGTAAACGCCATTGATGCTGCTCAGGTTTCCAATATCGTTAATGGCGGCTCAAGTTTGTTTCCCATAGTTGGAGCTATCATTGCTGATTCTTTCTTGGGCTGTTTCTCAGTCATCTCATTATTTTCATCCATTTCTTTACTG GGAACAGTTTTTATTGCCTTAACAGCTACACTCAACTCACTGAGACCAACACCCTGTAATGGTGAATTGGGCAGTTTTTGCAAAGACCCATCATGGGTTCAGTTCCTAGTGCTTTATGCAGGAATAGCACTGGCATCCATGGGTCTAGGAGGCACGCGTTTTACTTTAGTAACAATGGGAGCCAACCAATTTGATAACCCACAACACCAAGGGATATTCTTCAACTGGTACTTTATCAGTCAATACGCAGCCTCTGCAGTGGGTGCCACTGCTTTAGTGTATATTGAGGACAACCTGAGTTGGGGTTTGGGTTTTGGACTAACTGTTGCGGCTAATCTTCTTGCCTTGCTCATTTTCTTGTTGGGAAATCGATTTTATTTGCATGACAAGCCCCAAGGGAGTCCTTTCCTGGATATTGTTCGTGTAATGGTGGCTGCTTTTAGGAAAAGAAACTTCTCACTCTCACCCATGGCCGATGATTATTACAATCCCATTGCTGTGGAAGGTGCACCACCAAATAAAGCTTTCAG GTTCCTCAACCGAGCATCATTAAAAGCTGAAGGAGACATTAACACCGATGGTAGTGGCACAATAGCAAAGCCATGGAGACTTTGCAGTGTGCAACAAGTAGAAGATCTGAAAACCTTGGTCAGGATTCTCCCATTGTGGTCTTCAAGTATATTTCTAGCCACCCCAATTGCAATCCAGAACAGCCTGACGGTGCTCCAAGCTCTAAACATGGACCGTCACCTCGGCCAACACTTGAAAATCCCTGCCGGCTCTATCTTGGTCATAGAAATAGTAGGCTGTGCCATTTTTCTAACCCTAATAGACCGATTCTTATGGCTGACATGGCAGAATCTAACCGGAAAATCCCCATCACCACTCCAACGAATCGGTGTCGGCCATGTGTTGAACGTACTAGCAATGGCCGTCTCAGCGTTGGTGGAGTCAAAACGGCTCAAAATGGTCCATCACCATGACCGTGACCAGTCACAGCCAAGGTCGTCCATGTTGGCTCTATGGCTGGTCCCTCAACTAAGCTTAGTGGGCATTGGCGAAGCCTTTCATTACCCAGGACAAGTTTCACTGTATTATCAAGAATTCCCAGCATCTCTAAGAAGCACGGCGACGGCCATGGTTGCCTTGATTATCGGCATTGCTTTCTACTTAGGCACTGCCATAATTGATTTTGTTAGGAGGGTTACAAGCTGGTTACCTGATAATATAAACAATGGGAGGCTTGATAATGTGTATTGGATGTTAACTGTGGTTGGGATGCTTAACTTTGGTTACTATCTTGCTTGTTCAAGGTCTTATAAGTATCAGAATGTTGAAAAACGAGTGGATGCTGATACTAATTATACTTATGGTTGA
- the LOC107953119 gene encoding arogenate dehydratase/prephenate dehydratase 2, chloroplastic isoform X1 codes for MATATSIVRSPAALLFAKVTVSDHKPTPTIQISRFPSKRSCFTALLSSLHHDNNNNNNNVISHPKPLSSSQLFNSVSNGSRLRVAYQGVRGAYSEAAAEKAYPNCEAVPCDQFDSAFQAVEKWLVDRAVLPIENSLGGSIHRNYDLLLRHSLHIVGEVKLAVQHCLVANHGVQLEDLSRVLSHPQALAQCENTLTKIGLSREAVDDTALAAKHVALHKLKDTGAVASSSAAKIYGLNILAQNIQDDCDNVTRFLILAREPIIPGIQNPFKTSIVFSLEEGPGVLFKALAVFALRQINLTKIESRPLRNQPLRAADDNNGSKYFDYLFYVDFEASMAEERAQNALRHLKEFATFLRVLGSYPVDTTMM; via the exons ATGGCTACCGCCACTTCCATCGTACGGTCTCCAGCGGCCCTACTCTTTGCCAAAGTCACTGTCTCCGATCACAAACCAACCCCAACCATTCAAATCTCCCGATTCCCTTCAAAACGTAGTTGTTTCACTGCTCTTTTGTCTTCCCTCCACCacgacaacaacaacaacaacaacaacgtCATCTCGCATCCCA aGCCTCTTTCTTCATCCCAGCTCTTTAATTCCGTATCTAATGGCTCTCGCCTTCGCGTTGCATATCAG GGAGTTCGTGGTGCCTACAGTGAAGCTGCTGCTGAGAAGGCCTATCCCAATTGTGAAGCTGTTCCTTGTGACCAATTTGATTCTGCTTTTCAA GCTGTTGAAAAGTGGTTAGTGGATAGAGCAGTATTACCGATTGAGAATTCTTTAGGTGGTAGTATACATAGGAATTATGACCTCTTGCTTCGCCATAGCTTGCATATTGTTGGGGAAGTTAAGCTTGCTGTTCAACATTGCTTAGTAGCCAATCATGGTGTTCAACTTGAGGATTTAAGTAGGGTTCTTAGTCATCCTCAG GCTCTAGCTCAGTGCGAGAACACGTTAACAAAGATAGGCTTGAGTAGAGAAGCAGTTGATGATACTGCCCTTGCAGCAAAG CATGTGGCTCTCCACAAACTAAAAGATACTGGAGCTGTTGCAAGTTCTTCGGCTGCAAAGATATATGGATTGAACATCCTTGCTCAAAATATTCAG GATGATTGTGATAATGTTACTCGATTTCTAATTCTGGCCAGGGAACCAATTATTCCTGGCATCCAGAATCCATTCAAG ACAAGTATAGTTTTTTCGTTAGAGGAGGGTCCTGGTGTGCTTTTCAAGGCACTTGCTGTTTTTGCGCTTCGGCAGATCAACCTGACAAAG ATTGAAAGTCGCCCATTGAGGAACCAGCCTTTGCGAGCAGCTGATGATAACAATGGTTCAAa ATACTTTGATTACCTCTTCTATGTGGATTTTGAAGCATCGATGGCTGAAGAGAGAGCACAGAATGCACTAAGACATCTAAAG GAGTTTGCTACTTTTTTGCGAGTTCTAGGGAGTTATCCAGTGGATACTACCATGATGTGA
- the LOC107953119 gene encoding arogenate dehydratase/prephenate dehydratase 2, chloroplastic isoform X2 encodes MATATSIVRSPAALLFAKVTVSDHKPTPTIQISRFPSKRSCFTALLSSLHHDNNNNNNNVISHPKPLSSSQLFNSVSNGSRLRVAYQGVRGAYSEAAAEKAYPNCEAVPCDQFDSAFQALAQCENTLTKIGLSREAVDDTALAAKHVALHKLKDTGAVASSSAAKIYGLNILAQNIQDDCDNVTRFLILAREPIIPGIQNPFKTSIVFSLEEGPGVLFKALAVFALRQINLTKIESRPLRNQPLRAADDNNGSKYFDYLFYVDFEASMAEERAQNALRHLKEFATFLRVLGSYPVDTTMM; translated from the exons ATGGCTACCGCCACTTCCATCGTACGGTCTCCAGCGGCCCTACTCTTTGCCAAAGTCACTGTCTCCGATCACAAACCAACCCCAACCATTCAAATCTCCCGATTCCCTTCAAAACGTAGTTGTTTCACTGCTCTTTTGTCTTCCCTCCACCacgacaacaacaacaacaacaacaacgtCATCTCGCATCCCA aGCCTCTTTCTTCATCCCAGCTCTTTAATTCCGTATCTAATGGCTCTCGCCTTCGCGTTGCATATCAG GGAGTTCGTGGTGCCTACAGTGAAGCTGCTGCTGAGAAGGCCTATCCCAATTGTGAAGCTGTTCCTTGTGACCAATTTGATTCTGCTTTTCAA GCTCTAGCTCAGTGCGAGAACACGTTAACAAAGATAGGCTTGAGTAGAGAAGCAGTTGATGATACTGCCCTTGCAGCAAAG CATGTGGCTCTCCACAAACTAAAAGATACTGGAGCTGTTGCAAGTTCTTCGGCTGCAAAGATATATGGATTGAACATCCTTGCTCAAAATATTCAG GATGATTGTGATAATGTTACTCGATTTCTAATTCTGGCCAGGGAACCAATTATTCCTGGCATCCAGAATCCATTCAAG ACAAGTATAGTTTTTTCGTTAGAGGAGGGTCCTGGTGTGCTTTTCAAGGCACTTGCTGTTTTTGCGCTTCGGCAGATCAACCTGACAAAG ATTGAAAGTCGCCCATTGAGGAACCAGCCTTTGCGAGCAGCTGATGATAACAATGGTTCAAa ATACTTTGATTACCTCTTCTATGTGGATTTTGAAGCATCGATGGCTGAAGAGAGAGCACAGAATGCACTAAGACATCTAAAG GAGTTTGCTACTTTTTTGCGAGTTCTAGGGAGTTATCCAGTGGATACTACCATGATGTGA
- the LOC107953121 gene encoding uncharacterized protein isoform X1 encodes MKRKKKVGGYNLRKSLAWDRAFFTEEGVLNSTELSLISGNSSKLSGEKLLTIEEEPGESLSGDSSDLQALESNLFKELPLNNSNAKEAKKIGISSLRQKSSGSASRFMVKQNVLSDHDVNRSGSKRSGCPRPVMSSALKRPANMSTTKTAVLEPKVSKIPAPKSESSTARSSPNLKKPKRNQSAPAAVSAHRSIGLAVSNKSTKTSQNDAKCSLSSRSQITKSSIIQPKRDMKSSGLSSHSSAISQNPLENKVDNGLKVNKDPVVASGHGSTYKASSNKIASLPESVCRIGGNTQYAQQTVKPSGLRMPSPSLGFFTQSKINASHNLQSSSQQRNNPKSNIPNLQKLGVLNSTFEISTPSMKVHVVANDVAAIANARMSSIEPSDPSSASSLCEDIRPDSRTSKIPRMAVRVPCNSYNHELTNNQQQLHATDSDLKQQSEKVEFQCTDDKLPLQSESSEEVKLDCKGEDLVIPEVCITLAVNLKIPIFSLTMACR; translated from the exons atgaagaggaaaaagaaagttGGAGGTTATAATTTGAGAAAAAGTTTAGCTTGGGACCGCGCTTTCTTCACTGAAGAAG GTGTTTTGAATTCAACAGAATTATCTTTGATTAGTGGGAATTCCAGTAAGTTGAGTGGTGAGAAATTGTTGACTATAGAGGAAGAGCCGGGAGAATCATTATCCGGTGATTCATCTGATTTGCAGGCACTTGAGAGTAATTTGTTTAAAGAGTTGCCATTAAATAATAGTAATGCGAAAGAGGCAAAAAAGATTGGTATTAGTAGCCTCAGGCAGAAGAGTTCTGGTTCAGCCTCTCGTTTCATG GTGAAACAAAATGTGCTTTCAGATCATGACGTTAATAGAAGTGGTTCTAAGCGTAGCGGATGTCCAAGGCCTGTGATGTCTTCTGC TCTTAAAAGACCTGCAAATATGAGCACGACAAAAACGGCTGTTTTGGAGCCAAAAGTTTCTAAAATACCTGCTCCAAAGTCAGAGTCTTCAACTGCCAGGAGTTCTCCAAACTTAAAAAAACCAAAGCGAAATCAGAGTGCTCCAGCAG CAGTCAGTGCCCACAGAAGCATTGGTTTGGCGGTTTCCAACAAAAGTACTAAAACTTCTCAAAATGATGCAAAATGTAGTCTTTCTAGTAGATCTCAAATCACAAAATCCTCCATTATACAGCCTAAAAGAGATATG AAAAGCTCTGGATTGTCAAGTCATTCATCAGCCATATCACAGAATCCATTAGAGAACAAGGTAGATAATGGCTTAAAGGTCAATAAAGATCCTGTTGTGGCTTCTGGTCATGGATCTACATATAAAGCTAGTTCTAACAAAATTGCTTCTCTTCCTGAAAGTGTTTGCCGTATTGGTGGAAACACTCAATATGCACAACAAACGGTAAAACCATCGGGCTTGCGGATGCCTTCACCATCATTGGGATTTTTTACTCAG TCAAAGATTAATGCTTCACATAATTTACAAAGCAGCTCCCAACAACGCAATAACCCAAAGTCTAATATTCCTAATTTGCAGAAGCTTGGTGTCCTAAATTCTACTTTTGAGATCTCCACTCCATCTATGAAAGTACATGTAGTGGCTAATGATGTAGCAGCAATTGCTAATGCAAGGATGTCAAGCATAGAACCGTCTGATCCATCGAGTGCCAGTTCTTTATGTGAAGACATCAGACCTGATTCTAGAACAAGTAAAATCCCAAGGATGGCAGTGAGGGTTCCTTGTAATTCTTACAATCATGAATTAACTAATAATCAGCAACAATTGCACGCCACTGACAGTGATCTTAAGCAGCAAAGTGAGAAAGTAGAATTTCAGTGTACTGATGACAAGTTACCCCTGCAAAGTGAGTCCTCTGAAGAAGTGAAATTAGATTGTAAGGGAGAAGACCTTGTTATCCCAGAAGTCTGTATCACATTGGCAGTGAATTTAAAGATCCCCATTTTTTCTCTTACCATGGCCTGCAGGTAA
- the LOC107953121 gene encoding uncharacterized protein isoform X2: MKRKKKVGGYNLRKSLAWDRAFFTEEGVLNSTELSLISGNSSKLSGEKLLTIEEEPGESLSGDSSDLQALESNLFKELPLNNSNAKEAKKIGISSLRQKSSGSASRFMVKQNVLSDHDVNRSGSKRSGCPRPVMSSALKRPANMSTTKTAVLEPKVSKIPAPKSESSTARSSPNLKKPKRNQSAPAVSAHRSIGLAVSNKSTKTSQNDAKCSLSSRSQITKSSIIQPKRDMKSSGLSSHSSAISQNPLENKVDNGLKVNKDPVVASGHGSTYKASSNKIASLPESVCRIGGNTQYAQQTVKPSGLRMPSPSLGFFTQSKINASHNLQSSSQQRNNPKSNIPNLQKLGVLNSTFEISTPSMKVHVVANDVAAIANARMSSIEPSDPSSASSLCEDIRPDSRTSKIPRMAVRVPCNSYNHELTNNQQQLHATDSDLKQQSEKVEFQCTDDKLPLQSESSEEVKLDCKGEDLVIPEVCITLAVNLKIPIFSLTMACR, translated from the exons atgaagaggaaaaagaaagttGGAGGTTATAATTTGAGAAAAAGTTTAGCTTGGGACCGCGCTTTCTTCACTGAAGAAG GTGTTTTGAATTCAACAGAATTATCTTTGATTAGTGGGAATTCCAGTAAGTTGAGTGGTGAGAAATTGTTGACTATAGAGGAAGAGCCGGGAGAATCATTATCCGGTGATTCATCTGATTTGCAGGCACTTGAGAGTAATTTGTTTAAAGAGTTGCCATTAAATAATAGTAATGCGAAAGAGGCAAAAAAGATTGGTATTAGTAGCCTCAGGCAGAAGAGTTCTGGTTCAGCCTCTCGTTTCATG GTGAAACAAAATGTGCTTTCAGATCATGACGTTAATAGAAGTGGTTCTAAGCGTAGCGGATGTCCAAGGCCTGTGATGTCTTCTGC TCTTAAAAGACCTGCAAATATGAGCACGACAAAAACGGCTGTTTTGGAGCCAAAAGTTTCTAAAATACCTGCTCCAAAGTCAGAGTCTTCAACTGCCAGGAGTTCTCCAAACTTAAAAAAACCAAAGCGAAATCAGAGTGCTCCAGCAG TCAGTGCCCACAGAAGCATTGGTTTGGCGGTTTCCAACAAAAGTACTAAAACTTCTCAAAATGATGCAAAATGTAGTCTTTCTAGTAGATCTCAAATCACAAAATCCTCCATTATACAGCCTAAAAGAGATATG AAAAGCTCTGGATTGTCAAGTCATTCATCAGCCATATCACAGAATCCATTAGAGAACAAGGTAGATAATGGCTTAAAGGTCAATAAAGATCCTGTTGTGGCTTCTGGTCATGGATCTACATATAAAGCTAGTTCTAACAAAATTGCTTCTCTTCCTGAAAGTGTTTGCCGTATTGGTGGAAACACTCAATATGCACAACAAACGGTAAAACCATCGGGCTTGCGGATGCCTTCACCATCATTGGGATTTTTTACTCAG TCAAAGATTAATGCTTCACATAATTTACAAAGCAGCTCCCAACAACGCAATAACCCAAAGTCTAATATTCCTAATTTGCAGAAGCTTGGTGTCCTAAATTCTACTTTTGAGATCTCCACTCCATCTATGAAAGTACATGTAGTGGCTAATGATGTAGCAGCAATTGCTAATGCAAGGATGTCAAGCATAGAACCGTCTGATCCATCGAGTGCCAGTTCTTTATGTGAAGACATCAGACCTGATTCTAGAACAAGTAAAATCCCAAGGATGGCAGTGAGGGTTCCTTGTAATTCTTACAATCATGAATTAACTAATAATCAGCAACAATTGCACGCCACTGACAGTGATCTTAAGCAGCAAAGTGAGAAAGTAGAATTTCAGTGTACTGATGACAAGTTACCCCTGCAAAGTGAGTCCTCTGAAGAAGTGAAATTAGATTGTAAGGGAGAAGACCTTGTTATCCCAGAAGTCTGTATCACATTGGCAGTGAATTTAAAGATCCCCATTTTTTCTCTTACCATGGCCTGCAGGTAA
- the LOC107955877 gene encoding uncharacterized protein, with protein sequence MALPVEELTLKQLQQFHNIDRMAYSRLVLTLRFDPFPSMKIVAFWNFLERIGFKHFVHNLLHFSDRMIFSLAKETLVCLECLFCAPEEIFPWVHLDFPEMNKLVSQEILLSFLFKNREAVKGMIEDFVKDVCQVAFMDIVEGNLGCNKPSSNPDSELDSPTSDDGGDNRELFTDDGKARVDSEDRSLFMTFSRGHPVSNQELHGFIVGKYGKCVEAIYMDKNPKRLFACVVLRSNFDFSRILGGQKLVKLFINGKQVRVQRFVPKCRK encoded by the exons ATGGCCTTGCCTGTAGAAGAGCTTACCCTTAAACAACTTCAACAATTTCACAACATTGATCGCATGGCTTATTCTAGACTGGTTCTAACCCTCCGTTTCGACCCTTTCCCCTCCATGAAGATCGTTGCCTTTTGGAATTTTCTTGAAAGAATCGGCTTCAAACACTTCGTTCACAACCTTCTACATTTCTCCGATCGCATGATTTTTTCTTTAGCCAAAGAGACCCTCGTCTGCTTGGAATGCTTGTTTTGTGCCCCGGAAGAAATCTTCCCTTGGGTCCATCTCGATTTCCCGGAGATGAACAAACTTGTTAGTCAAGAAATCTTGCtgagttttcttttcaaaaacaGGGAAGCCGTAAAAGGGATGATTGAGGACTTCGTCAAGGACGTGTGCCAAGTAGCATTTATGGATATAGTTGAAGGAAACTTGGGTTGCAA caAGCCATCTTCAAACCCTGACTCTGAATTGGATTCTCCAACTTCTGATGATGGGGGAGACAATAGGGAGCTTTTCACAGACGATGGTAAGGccagagttgattcagaagaCAGATCATTGTTTATGACATTCTCTAGGGGACATCCGGTTTCAAACCAAGAACTTCACGGTTTCATTGTGGGGAAATACGGCAAATGTGTGGAGGCAATCTATATGGATAAAAACCCGAAGCGGTTGTTTGCTTGTGTCGTCTTAAGGTCAAACTTTGACTTTTCCAGGATTCTTGGGGGTCAGAAACTGGTGAAGCTCTTCATTAATGGCAAACAAGTTAGGGTTCAAAGATTTGTCCCCAAATGTAGGAAATAG